A region from the Fundidesulfovibrio magnetotacticus genome encodes:
- a CDS encoding glycosyltransferase family 4 protein: MTRWVVAVFAAGLGAAFLATPLAARFGRAFGFMDAPQGRKIHAHPIPRSGGLALVLAFLAAAAVTLAPGVPIQGRLFQQGQLWSVLGGGLFIFLVGLVDDRRPLPAKLKLLAQVAAASICFFGGVKIESFTLAGLVSVDFEFLSYLLTVFWFVLFINAINLIDGLDGLAAGVAFFVCAVQAVLATMRAEALPAMYFAALAGASLGFLRYNFNPASIFLGDGGSYFLGYMVAALSILSSAKSQVGATILMPILAFGVPLLDTLTSPLRRFVRGKKIFEPDREHVHHNLLARGWSQRKTVVFLYAVTVFLALMAMLIVNLRDVPAGLFILLLGGALILFVRKAGYFSFFAMDKIFGWIRDISDEAGVSHGRRTFLNLQIEISESQDVAGMWENVTEALAKLGFDLGEMVLEPGEGGLERFGLVSQVPGREVAALTWQRPDLDRDRREYLLDRALLKIELPLLDRDNQAIGTIWLVKRLDQDPRSDFTLRRVEQLRRTVVATLERLGGRT; encoded by the coding sequence ATGACGCGCTGGGTCGTGGCCGTGTTCGCGGCGGGCCTGGGGGCGGCGTTTCTCGCCACGCCCCTGGCCGCGCGGTTCGGCAGGGCCTTCGGCTTCATGGACGCGCCCCAGGGCCGCAAGATCCACGCCCACCCCATTCCGAGATCAGGCGGGCTGGCCCTGGTGCTGGCCTTTCTGGCCGCGGCGGCCGTAACCCTGGCCCCGGGCGTGCCCATCCAGGGAAGGCTTTTCCAGCAGGGGCAGCTGTGGTCCGTGCTGGGGGGCGGTCTGTTCATCTTCCTGGTGGGCCTCGTGGACGACCGCAGGCCCCTGCCCGCCAAGCTCAAGCTCCTGGCCCAGGTGGCGGCCGCCAGCATCTGCTTCTTCGGGGGCGTGAAGATCGAGTCCTTCACCCTGGCCGGGCTGGTTTCGGTGGATTTCGAGTTCCTCTCCTACCTGCTCACGGTGTTCTGGTTCGTGCTCTTCATCAACGCCATCAACCTCATCGACGGCCTGGACGGCCTGGCCGCCGGGGTGGCCTTCTTCGTGTGCGCCGTGCAGGCGGTGCTGGCCACCATGCGCGCCGAGGCCCTGCCCGCCATGTACTTCGCGGCCCTGGCCGGGGCCTCCCTGGGCTTTTTGCGCTACAACTTCAACCCCGCCTCCATCTTCCTGGGCGACGGGGGCAGCTACTTCCTGGGCTACATGGTGGCCGCGCTCTCCATCCTTTCCTCGGCCAAGTCCCAGGTGGGAGCCACCATCCTCATGCCCATCCTGGCCTTCGGCGTGCCGCTTCTGGACACGCTCACCTCGCCCCTGCGGCGCTTCGTGCGCGGCAAGAAGATCTTCGAGCCGGACCGCGAGCACGTGCACCACAACCTGCTGGCCAGGGGCTGGTCCCAGCGCAAGACGGTGGTGTTCCTCTACGCGGTCACGGTCTTCCTTGCCCTGATGGCGATGCTCATCGTGAACCTGCGCGACGTGCCCGCCGGGCTTTTCATCCTGCTCCTGGGGGGGGCGCTCATCCTCTTCGTGCGCAAGGCGGGCTACTTCAGTTTTTTTGCCATGGACAAGATTTTCGGATGGATCCGCGACATCTCCGACGAGGCCGGGGTGAGCCACGGGCGGCGCACCTTCCTGAACCTCCAGATCGAGATTTCCGAGTCCCAGGACGTCGCCGGAATGTGGGAGAACGTCACCGAGGCCCTGGCCAAGCTGGGCTTCGACCTGGGCGAGATGGTCCTGGAGCCGGGCGAGGGCGGCCTGGAGCGCTTCGGCCTCGTCTCGCAGGTCCCGGGGCGCGAGGTGGCCGCACTCACCTGGCAGCGCCCCGACCTGGACCGCGACCGCCGCGAATACCTCCTGGACAGGGCGCTTCTGAAGATCGAACTGCCGCTGTTGGACCGCGACAACCAGGCCATAGGCACCATCTGGCTGGTGAAGCGCCTGGACCAGGATCCCCGCTCCGACTTCACCTTGCGCCGCGTGGAGCAACTGCGCCGCACCGTGGTGGCCACCCTGGAACGCCTTGGGGGGCGCACGTGA
- a CDS encoding B12-binding domain-containing radical SAM protein: MNVLVANLAGVKIEADGSVKHYIKAGSRWPMTIGTSRSVDYYPFPFWLAYASALLKRDTKAHVRGLDGVVLDLTSEELFSEIVARKPGLLVVELTSLTLEEDLSFLARIKAATGCAVVVCGNYATVTHRDLAARAEAVDYVARGEYEMTVRDLVNALVDGADLSGVAGLTWRKDGEVAENPARPLLADLDELPFPDRDDFPATIYPDFTLYSPCINILSSRGCPCGCVYCQERHVMYASPKYRVRSGRKVAEEMAWCVERFGARQFYFDDQSFVVNKKHVLDVCREIKALGLTTPWTVMGDAMFVDREMLEAMAGAGCIGMKFGVESADASILKAIGKPLDLAKAKQVAKWCKELGIRTHATFCMGLPGETEETIRKSMAYMEELEVDTAQVSKAVPYPGTPMYEWALKNGYLATTDLARFDGMGDSVMSYPGLSNADIDRWYALFSRRVARKKVLKYLFEPGQSFSIMAEMVRRKGVASLAKSLWTFVRRAF, encoded by the coding sequence ATGAACGTTCTCGTGGCCAACCTGGCCGGTGTCAAGATCGAGGCAGACGGCTCCGTCAAACACTACATCAAGGCCGGCTCGCGCTGGCCCATGACCATCGGCACGTCGCGCTCGGTGGACTACTACCCCTTCCCCTTCTGGCTGGCGTACGCCTCGGCCCTGCTCAAGCGCGACACCAAGGCCCACGTGCGGGGCCTGGACGGCGTGGTGCTCGACCTCACCAGCGAGGAGCTTTTCTCCGAAATCGTGGCGCGCAAGCCCGGTCTGCTCGTGGTGGAGCTCACCTCCCTCACCCTGGAGGAGGACCTCTCCTTCCTGGCCCGCATCAAGGCCGCTACGGGGTGCGCCGTGGTGGTGTGCGGCAATTACGCCACCGTGACCCACCGCGATCTGGCCGCCCGCGCCGAAGCCGTGGACTACGTGGCGCGCGGCGAATACGAGATGACCGTGCGCGACCTGGTGAACGCCCTCGTGGACGGCGCGGACCTCTCCGGCGTGGCCGGGCTCACCTGGCGCAAGGACGGCGAGGTGGCCGAGAACCCGGCTCGCCCCCTGCTGGCCGACCTGGACGAACTGCCCTTCCCCGACCGCGACGACTTTCCAGCCACCATCTACCCGGACTTCACCCTCTACAGCCCCTGCATCAACATCCTCTCCAGCCGTGGCTGCCCCTGCGGCTGCGTCTACTGCCAGGAACGCCACGTGATGTACGCCTCGCCCAAGTACCGCGTGCGCTCCGGGCGCAAGGTGGCCGAGGAGATGGCCTGGTGCGTGGAGCGCTTCGGGGCCCGCCAGTTCTACTTCGACGACCAGAGCTTCGTGGTGAACAAGAAACACGTGCTGGACGTGTGCCGCGAGATCAAGGCCCTGGGCCTGACCACCCCCTGGACCGTCATGGGCGACGCCATGTTCGTGGACCGCGAAATGCTCGAAGCCATGGCCGGGGCGGGGTGCATCGGCATGAAATTCGGGGTGGAATCGGCCGACGCCTCCATCCTGAAGGCCATCGGCAAGCCCCTGGACCTCGCCAAGGCCAAACAGGTGGCCAAGTGGTGCAAGGAGCTGGGCATCCGCACCCACGCCACCTTCTGCATGGGCCTGCCCGGCGAGACCGAGGAGACCATCCGCAAGTCCATGGCCTACATGGAGGAACTGGAGGTGGACACGGCCCAGGTCTCCAAGGCCGTGCCCTATCCCGGCACGCCCATGTACGAATGGGCCTTGAAGAACGGCTACCTGGCCACCACCGACCTGGCCCGCTTCGACGGCATGGGCGACTCGGTGATGAGCTACCCCGGGCTCTCAAACGCCGACATCGACCGCTGGTACGCCCTGTTTTCGCGCCGCGTGGCGCGCAAGAAGGTGCTCAAATACCTTTTCGAACCGGGCCAGAGCTTCTCCATCATGGCCGAAATGGTGCGCCGCAAGGGCGTGGCCAGCCTGGCCAAGTCCCTGTGGACCTTCGTGAGGCGGGCCTTCTGA